Below is a window of Pradoshia eiseniae DNA.
ACATCAATTCAATATGGCAGATTGTCAACCACTTGATATTTTGGAATGAAGATGTCATCCATCGAATTAAGGGCACAGAAAATCCGCTTAAACCGGAAAGCAATGAAGAAACCTTTGGAAATCCAGGAAATCTAGAAGATGAAATCAGTTGGGGCATGACAGTGGAGCGCCTGAATGATGTCATGTATGAGCTAAAAACAGTCATTGCGGATCTTGATGATGAAAGGCTAAAAACCTCGTACGCACCTGACAGATACTCGATCGAACGTTTACTCAGCAATATCATGATGCACAATTCGTATCATATCGGCCAAATCATCCTAATGCGCAAGCTGCAATCCTCTTGGGATGGCGCTTGGTAGGTTGCCCGACAATTAAATATATGGTCAAAAACGAATAAGGCAGCAGCCCCGGTACTTGGGACTGCTGCCTTATTTCATTTACCTCTTCCCTTTATCATAAATCTCACCTAATGCTTTCGGAGCACGGTTGGATTTAGAGAAAAAGATTAATAACAATAATGTCACTACATAAGGTAAGATCATGAATAAATCAGTGTAGCTGCTTGGCAATGCCATTGACTGAGCAATAAAAGCACCACCGGATTTCGCGAAACCAAATAAAAGACAAGCAGCTAGCGTCGGGATGATCTTCCAGTTTCCGAAAATTAATGCGGCAATGGCTAAGAATCCATACCCCATATAAATGCTTGAGGAAAAGTTAGCTGAAATGGAATAGGCAAAACACATACCGCCTAGACCTGATAATAGACCAGATATCAAAACGGCTGTATACCTAATCTTCGCTACGTCTACACCTGCAGCATCAACCGAATGAGGGTTTTCCCCGCACGCTCTTAAGCGCATGCCGAATTTTGTTTTATATAAAAGATACCAAGCAAAAATGGCAATCACGATGATGATCACTTCAAACGGATACACATTCGTAAAGATTGCACCGATTACAGGTATATCGGCTAAACCACTAATCGTAAATCGCTCCATGACACCTAACTGGAACTTGTCCGAAGCCGTTCCAAAGACAAGCGAATTGATTTGTGTCGTCAAGAACGTTGTTAGAGCCAACGCCAAAATATTAATAACGACACCGCTGATTACTTGATTTGCCTTGAACTTAATACATAGGACAGCATGAATGATAGCGAAAACCATCCCGCCGACCATGGCAAATAGTAACGCCACATAAAATAAATCCTGAATATCTGTACCA
It encodes the following:
- a CDS encoding DinB family protein codes for the protein MQVVTKLFLEQLDMHCHENEWFASLNQSLQGVTAAEAASTNSENINSIWQIVNHLIFWNEDVIHRIKGTENPLKPESNEETFGNPGNLEDEISWGMTVERLNDVMYELKTVIADLDDERLKTSYAPDRYSIERLLSNIMMHNSYHIGQIILMRKLQSSWDGAW
- a CDS encoding ABC transporter permease, which produces MDTVIIDGLSFALPLFIMAIGGIYSEKSGITNLALEGFQGFGAFIGALSAILIANAFGTDIQDLFYVALLFAMVGGMVFAIIHAVLCIKFKANQVISGVVINILALALTTFLTTQINSLVFGTASDKFQLGVMERFTISGLADIPVIGAIFTNVYPFEVIIIVIAIFAWYLLYKTKFGMRLRACGENPHSVDAAGVDVAKIRYTAVLISGLLSGLGGMCFAYSISANFSSSIYMGYGFLAIAALIFGNWKIIPTLAACLLFGFAKSGGAFIAQSMALPSSYTDLFMILPYVVTLLLLIFFSKSNRAPKALGEIYDKGKR